Proteins encoded in a region of the Triticum dicoccoides isolate Atlit2015 ecotype Zavitan chromosome 3A, WEW_v2.0, whole genome shotgun sequence genome:
- the LOC119269845 gene encoding uncharacterized protein LOC119269845: MVITVLQFVLALYLMCIIVKDFSSGKSLKECFSGHDKDVNDWKNILLMIFLVVMWVGTIVQCATGSDVLRWRSFYATHDIAWRAHYREVFDHGIREVLCCLGRAKYSSVLEDDDICVVAKLLGDIMAYRASGTGHLELIAGFSLLQKSKMSTVLSRDQVEAPPDLIQEAILFHPFAEAAYTGPLLDFGRNPLMFPCVWLNRQGILTPWTRARRPILEGDNWWRGHAAAFLKYVNVPPEVLRKGRVSQTKREAAYFVIVLHNLRTVVIAIRGTETPEDVITDGLCRECSLTMDDLDGLINSDQLPPQVKETVLSSFPHYGHAGIIESARELYTKLEGQSIHQDKSELMTAGFLSSLLGAGCECDGYNIEIVGHSLGGAVAALLGIRLYKQFPKLHVFTYGAAPCVDFVIADACSQFVTSIVHNDEFSSRLSMNSVIRLRGAAIKALSKDTSPNSTKVGKLVGGFTSNKRHDEQHAVVRCASSGALQTVSDAKQSNDQIHGKSVMHTVRGGVFLFGQAISCLVNTPKHRISSTAVINSELGRSRTILTYNGENLTVASRGVLDGAPSEEPSDAYRHDKFPEAGLDESGSSFRLPHSNNGAELSSAPDHTCTISLSEGQSPDVYLPGLIIHIVPIKNGTSPLRKTLVTRHKNKSYKAFIANRQDFMDLVVTPRMFLDHLPWRCHYAMQRVIETRKRNQPIHYSSTGEDSV, encoded by the exons ATGGTGATTACAGTGCTCCAATTTGTGCTGGCACTTTATTTGATGTGTATTATTGTAAAGGATTTCTCATCTGGGAAGTCATTGAAGGAGTGTTTTTCAG GACACGACAAGGACGTCAATGACTGGAAGAACATCTTGTTAATGATTTTTCTTGTTGTCATGTGGGTGGGAACAATAGTCCAATGTGCCACAGGTTCCGATGTATTAAGATGGAGGTCCTTTTATGCAACCCATGATATTGCATGGAGGGCTCACTACAGGGAGGTGTTTGATCATGGCATTCGTGAGGTTTTATGTTGTCTAGGACGGGCGAAGTACTC GAGTGTACTGGAAGATGACGATATATGTGTTGTGGCAAAACTGTTGGGAGATATTATGGCTTATCGTGCATCTGGaactggtcaccttgagctcatagcAG GGTTTTCATTGTTGCAGAAATCCAAGATGTCAACAGTTCTTTCAAGAGATCAAGTGGAAGCTCCTCCTGATCTCATCCAAGAGGCTATTCTGTTTCATCCATTTGCTGAAGCTGCCTATACA GGTCCGCTACTTGATTTTGGGAGGAATCCTCTTATGTTTCCCTGTGTTTGGCTCAATAGGCAAGGTATTTTAACTCCATGGACTCGTGCTAG ACGACCAATCCTTGAAGGAGATAATTGGTGGAGAGGGCATGCAGCGGCTTTCCTAAAGTATGTCAATGTGCCCCCAGAAGTACTTCGGAAAGGGCGTGTTAGCCAG ACAAAACGTGAGGCCGCCTACTTTGTTATTGTCTTACATAACTTGAGAACAGTAGTCATTGCCATTCGTGGAACTGAGACTCCAGAAGATGTTATAACTGATGGCTTGTGTAGGGAATGCTCTCTTACCATGGATGACTTGGATGGGCTGATCAA TTCTGATCAGTTGCCCCCTCAAGTGAAGGAGACTGTCCTCTCGTCTTTTCCACACTATGGGCATGCAGGAATTATTGAATCGGCTCGAGAATTGTACACAAAGCTTGAAGGGCAGTCCATTCATCAAG ATAAGTCAGAGCTGATGACAGCTGGGTTCTTATCTTCGCTGCTCGGAGCTGGATGTGAGTGTGATGGATACAATATTGAAATTGTTGGACATTCTTTAGGAGGTGCTGTAGCTGCACTTCTTGGTATTAGG CTATATAAACAGTTTCCAAAATTACATGTCTTTACTTATGGAGCTGCACCCTGTGTGGATTTCGTGATAGCAGATGCATGCTCACAGTTTGTTACCAG CATTGTCCACAACGATGAATTTTCCTCAAGATTATCCATGAATTCGGTAATTCGATTACGTGGTGCTGCTATCAAAGCTTTATCAAAGGATACTTCGCCAAATTCTACTAAAGTTGGCAAACTAGTGGGTGGCTTCACGAGCAACAAAAGGCATGATGAACAACACGCTGTGGTTCGATGTGCTTCTTCTGGTGCTCTTCAGACAGTCAGCGATGCAAAGCAAAGTAATGATCAAATCCATGGAAAGAGTGTAATGCATACAGTTAGAGGTGGTGTGTTCCTCTTTGGTCAAGCGATATCTTGCTTGGTAAATACTCCAAAACATAGAATTAGCTCCACTGCGGTAATTAACTCTGAGTTGGGACGATCTAGAACAATATTAACCTATAATGGTGAAAATTTGACTGTTGCTTCCCGTGGTGTTCTGGATGGTGCACCTTCTGAAGAACCTAGTGATGCATACAGACATGACAAGTTTCCAGAAGCTGGCTTGGATGAATCCGGAAGTAGTTTCAGGTTACCTCATTCAAATAATGGTGCTGAGCTCTCATCTGCCCCGGATCACACGTGTACAATAAGTTTATCTGAAGGGCAGTCGCCAGATGTGTACCTCCCTGGCCTCATTATTCATATCGTTCCCATAAAGAATGGTACTTCTCCATTGCGGAAGACACTTGTGACTCGTCACAAGAACAAGAGTTATAAAGCATTTATAGCGAATCGGCAGGATTTTATGGACCTTGTTGTGACCCCTCGCATGTTCCTTGATCATCTCCCGTGGAG GTGTCACTATGCCATGCAAAGGGTTATAGAAACACGGAAACGGAACCAGCCCATTCACTATTCATCCACCGGAGAGGATTCTGTCTAA